A genomic segment from Portunus trituberculatus isolate SZX2019 chromosome 14, ASM1759143v1, whole genome shotgun sequence encodes:
- the LOC123503670 gene encoding ubiquitin-conjugating enzyme E2 N isoform X1 gives MAAGLPRRIIKETQRLMAEPVPGISAVPDETNARYFHVVVAGPEGSPFEGGVFKLELFLPEEYPMSAPKVRFMTKIYHPNIDKLGRICLDILKDKWSPALQIRTVLLSIQALLSAPNPDDPLANDVAELWKVNESEAIRIAREWTRTYAMGN, from the exons ATGGCTGCAGGGTTGCCGCGGAGGATAATCAAG GAAACCCAGCGGTTGATGGCAGAACCAGTGCCAGGCATCTCAGCAGTACCAGATGAGACTAATGCTCGATATTTTCACGTAGTTGTTGCTG GTCCAGAAGGATCACCATTCGAAGGTGGCGTATTTAAATTAGAATTATTTCTGCCAGAAGAGTATCCAATGAGTGCCCCTAAAGTCAG attTATGACAAAAATTTATCATCCCAACATAGATAAATTAGGAAGAATTTGCCTTGATATTCTTAAAG ATAAATGGAGTCCAGCCCTGCAGATTCGTACAGTATTACTGTCTATTCAAGCACTTCTTTCTGCACCCAACCCAGATGATCCCCTAGCTAATGATGTTGCTGAACTGTGGaag GTTAATGAATCTGAAGCTATTCGTATTGCACGGGAATGGACACGTACATATGCCATGGGGAACTAG
- the LOC123503586 gene encoding NHP2-like protein 1: MGEGEVNPKAFPLADATLTQKLLNLVQQASNYQQIKKGANEATKALNRGMAEMIIMAADTEPLEILLHLPLLCEDKNVPYVFVRSRTALGRACGVSRAVMACAILSNEGSQLKPQITLMHQEIEKLLV, encoded by the exons ATG GGTGAGGGTGAAGTGAATCCCAAGGCATTTCCTCTGGCAGATGCAACCCTGACCCAGAAGCTCCTCAACCTGGTGCAGCAAGCATCAAACTACCAACAGATTAAGAAAGGAGCAAATGAAGCCACCAAG GCTCTGAACAGGGGCATGGCAGAGATGATCATCATGGCAGCCGATACTGAGCCCTTGGAGATCCTGCTTCATTTGCCACTACTTTGTGAGGACAAGAATGTGCCATACGTGTTTGTCCGTTCCCGCACAGCACTTGGACGTGCTTGTGGGGTGTCACGTGCTGTTATGGCCTGTGCAATCCTGAGCAATGAAGGATCTCAGCTTAAACCCCAAATTACACTTATGCACCAGGAAATTGAAAAATTGTTGGTTTAA
- the LOC123503670 gene encoding ubiquitin-conjugating enzyme E2 N isoform X2: MAEPVPGISAVPDETNARYFHVVVAGPEGSPFEGGVFKLELFLPEEYPMSAPKVRFMTKIYHPNIDKLGRICLDILKDKWSPALQIRTVLLSIQALLSAPNPDDPLANDVAELWKVNESEAIRIAREWTRTYAMGN; the protein is encoded by the exons ATGGCAGAACCAGTGCCAGGCATCTCAGCAGTACCAGATGAGACTAATGCTCGATATTTTCACGTAGTTGTTGCTG GTCCAGAAGGATCACCATTCGAAGGTGGCGTATTTAAATTAGAATTATTTCTGCCAGAAGAGTATCCAATGAGTGCCCCTAAAGTCAG attTATGACAAAAATTTATCATCCCAACATAGATAAATTAGGAAGAATTTGCCTTGATATTCTTAAAG ATAAATGGAGTCCAGCCCTGCAGATTCGTACAGTATTACTGTCTATTCAAGCACTTCTTTCTGCACCCAACCCAGATGATCCCCTAGCTAATGATGTTGCTGAACTGTGGaag GTTAATGAATCTGAAGCTATTCGTATTGCACGGGAATGGACACGTACATATGCCATGGGGAACTAG